In Engraulis encrasicolus isolate BLACKSEA-1 chromosome 24, IST_EnEncr_1.0, whole genome shotgun sequence, a single genomic region encodes these proteins:
- the LOC134440939 gene encoding desmoplakin-A-like → MEQEKALAEVKKMKQVQMEVNQSKTQEKIMKMVTNTVSVQSSSTMQQTHSKEAQSNNITTATEQSIPMRKSSLSEKGKATGKGQSVTFNISSSEASVLSSNNATDSPSSSTQLSHKVQGLRGRISIKKLIKVKLLDSETSQKMESGQMSMEEVQAYIAQFVSKPTSIAGVYDASLKKKMSFVEASEKGILAKTYAVEFLEAQAATGCIIDPHTGEAHSAEGALEKGVISEDLKEKLADAEKAVSGFAHGGKLLSVFQAMEERILDRHRARKMIEVQIATGGVVHPVIGVRVPLNFAFDNGLLNQITYQSIYDPVSNPKGFYNPEIGQRAYYCELLKNCVYDVVSGVYLLPVGEKQVASISPDNVQGRLTVVNSSSGAEMSAYEAFKGNHIDGKTYLFLSQQETEWQETSITDSSGSEMHILTDLRSGRQLCIETAVRLRILESSELAKYRSGLLNIYELADLLNSRKVVFKITHCPIAGLWDMASRKRLSVLKAHLLNFVDRLTAIRMLEAQACTGGICDPALGERVSIAEATNRGLLNDSFAQLLKQFEAAYSGIAHPQTGKSLSVAQAMQENLLTREVGLRCLEYQLFTGGLINPETHERMTVDEALLGCLIDKATASQLKDERLFSKSLMCPKTKRKVSFSEILEKGVFDGHTGFMLLEATKPQSLSTAGTFQYYWTSYRQI, encoded by the coding sequence ATGGAGCAGGAGAAAGCACTGGCGGAGGTGAAAAAAATGAAGCAAGTCCAAATGGAAGTCAACCAAAGTAAAACTCAGGAAAAAATCATGAAGATGGTGACGAACACAGTCTCAGTGCAGAGCTCTTCAACTATGCAACAGACACACTCCAAAGAAGCCCAGTCAAACAACATAACAACAGCAACAGAGCAGTCAATCCCTATGCGCAAAAGCTCTCTGTCAGAGAAGGGCAAGGCCACTGGCAAAGGTCAGTCAGTGACGTTCAACATCTCCAGTTCAGAGGCTTCTGTACTCTCAAGCAACAATGCTACAGACTCCCCTTCAAGTTCAACTCAGCTGTCACACAAAGTACAAGGCCTTAGGGGACGCATCAGCATCAAGAAACTGATCAAAGTCAAACTCCTGGACAGTGAAACCTCTCAGAAGATGGAGTCAGGTCAGATGTCTATGGAAGAAGTGCAAGCGTACATCGCCCAGTTTGTCAGCAAGCCGACATCAATTGCTGGGGTTTACGATGCGTCTCTCAAGAAAAAGATGTCATTCGTTGAGGCCTCAGAGAAAGGGATCCTCGCAAAGACGTACGCAGTTGAGTTCCTCGAAGCTCAAGCAGCCACTGGGTGCATCATCGACCCACACACAGGTGAGGCTCATTCTGCTGAAGGTGCCCTGGAAAAGGGAGTCATCTCAGAAGACCTCAAGGAGAAGCTAGCAGACGCAGAAAAGGCAGTCAGTGGCTTTGCTCACGGTGGAAAACTACTCTCCGTCTTTCAGGCCATGGAAGAAAGAATTCTTGACCGACACAGGGCTAGGAAGATGATCGAAGTCCAAATAGCCACAGGCGGGGTTGTCCATCCAGTGATTGGTGTGAGGGTTCCCCTGAACTTCGCTTTCGACAACGGCCTCTTGAATCAGATCACCTATCAGTCCATCTACGATCCAGTGAGCAACCCAAAGGGCTTCTACAACCCCGAAATTGGCCAGAGGGCTTACTACTGTGAACTTTTGAAAAATTGCGTGTATGACGTTGTGAGCGGTGTGTACCTTCTACCAGTTGGGGAGAAGCAGGTGGCTAGCATTAGTCCTGACAATGTGCAAGGCAGGCTGACAGTTGTGAACTCTTCAAGTGGGGCTGAGATGTCAGCGTATGAGGCCTTTAAAGGCAACCACATAGATGGAAAAAcatacctcttcctctctcaacaAGAAACCGAATGGCAGGAGACCTCCATAACCGACTCCAGTGGAAGCGAGATGCACATTCTTACAGATCTCAGAAGTGGCCGTCAACTTTGCATCGAAACGGCTGTGCGCCTGCGTATCCTTGAGTCGTCAGAGCTCGCCAAATACCGCAGTGGCCTCCTCAACATCTACGAGCTTGCAGACCTGCTGAACTCCAGGAAGGTTGTGTTCAAAATCACACACTGTCCCATTGCTGGATTGTGGGACATGGCATCCAGGAAGAGGCTTTCTGTCCTCAAAGCTCACCTGCTGAACTTTGTGGACAGACTGACTGCCATCAGGATGTTAGAGGCTCAAGCCTGCACTGGGGGCATTTGTGATCCTGCACTGGGAGAACGTGTTAGCATTGCGGAGGCCACCAACAGAGGGCTCCTGAATGACAGCTTTGCACAGCTACTCAAACAGTTTGAAGCGGCCTACAGTGGCATAGCGCACCCACAAACAGGAAAGAGCTTATCGGTGGCCCAAGCTATGCAAGAAAACCTGCTAACCAGAGAGGTCGGCTTGAGATGTCTGGAGTACCAGCTCTTTACCGGTGGGTTGATTAACCCGGAAACCCACGAGCGTATGACAGTGGACGAGGCGCTCCTGGGTTGCCTGATAGACAAAGCCACTGCTTCACAGCTCAAAGATGAAAGGTTGTTTTCAAAGTCTCTCATGTGCCCCAAGACAAAGAGGAAAGTTTCTTTCAGCGAAATCTTGGAAAAGGGTGTCTTTGACGGACACACTGGCTTCATGCTCCTGGAAGCCACCAAACCACAGAGCCTTAGTACTGCAGGGACTTTCCAGTACTACTGGACATCATATCGGCAGATTTAA